From a single Botrytis cinerea B05.10 chromosome 16, complete sequence genomic region:
- the Bcfdh1 gene encoding Bcfdh1: protein MVKVLLVLYDGKKHAEEVPELLGTTENELGIRKWLEDQGHELITTSDKEGENSEFDKHLVDAEIIITTPFHPGYLTAERLAKAKNLKIAITAGIGSDHVDLNAANKTNGGITVAEVTGSNVVSVAEHVVMTILVLVRNFVPAHEQIQAGEWDVAAAAKNEFDLEGKVVGTVAVGRIGERVLRRLKPFDCKELLYFDYQPLKPEVEQEIGCRRVTDLEEMLAQCDVVTINCPLHEKTRGLFNKELISKMKKGSWLVNTARGAIVVKEDVADALASGHLRGYGGDVWFPQPAPKDHPLRYAKNPFGGGNAMVPHMSGTSLDAQKRYADGTKAILESYLSGKHDYRPEDLIVIGGDYATKAYGERAKNSGSAGANKA from the exons atg GTCAAGGTACTTCTTGTATTGTACGACGGAAAGAAGCACGCCGAAGAG GTCCCAGAGCTTCTCGGCACAACCGAGAACGAGCTCGGTATCCGCAAATGGCTCGAGGATCAAGGACATGAGCTCATCACCACCTCCGACAAGGAGGGAGAGAACTCCGAGTTCGACAAGCACTTGGTAGACGCAGAGATCATCATTACCACTCC TTTCCACCCTGGTTACCTCACTGCCGAACGTCTTGCCAAGGCCAAGAACCTCAAGATCGCCATCACTGCCGGTATTGGATCTGATCACGTCGATCTCAATGCTGCCAACAAGACCAACGGTGGTATCACCGTTGCTGAAGTTACTGGATCCAACGTCGTCTCCGTCGCTGAGCACGTCGTTATGACCATCTTGGTTCTCGTCCGTAACTTTGTCCCAGCACACGAGCAAATCCAAGCCGGAGAATGGGACGTTGCCGCTGCCGCCAAGAACGAGTTCGATCTTGAGGGTAAGGTCGTCGGTACCGTTGCTGTCGGAAGAATTGGTGAGCGTGtcttgagaagattgaagcCATTCGACTGCAAGGAATTGTTGTACTTCGATTACCAACCTCTTAAGCCAGAGGTTGAGCAAGAGATTGGTTGCAGACGTGTTACCGATTTGGAGGAGATGTTGGCTCAATGTGATGTTGTCACCATTAACTGCCCTCTCCACGAGAAGACCCGTGGCCTTTTCAACAAGGAGTTGATCTccaagatgaagaagg GATCCTGGTTGGTCAACACCGCCCGTGGTGCCATTGTTGTCAAGGAAGATGTTGCCGATGCCCTCGCATCCGGTCACCTCCGCGGTTACGGAGGAGATGTTTGGTTCCCTCAACCAGCACCAAAGGACCACCCACTCCGCTACGCAAAGAACCCATTCGGTGGTGGAAACGCCATGGTTCCTCACATGTCTGGTACCTCTCTGGATGCTCAAAAGAGATATGCCGATGGTACCAAGGCTATTCTCGAGAGCTACTTGTCTGGAAAGCATGACTACAGACCAGAGGATTTGATTGTTATTGGTGGTGACTATGCTACCAAGGCTTATGGTGAGAGAGCGAAGAACAGTGGTTCTGCCGGTGCCAACAAGGCATAA
- the Bcfdh1 gene encoding Bcfdh1, translating into MVFFTRSLSRLATRPSPCARSIFTASAVARTTPTWTTRSTAFRSQKLNNIFGNVRMLTGNHREKVKVLLVLYDGKKHAEEVPELLGTTENELGIRKWLEDQGHELITTSDKEGENSEFDKHLVDAEIIITTPFHPGYLTAERLAKAKNLKIAITAGIGSDHVDLNAANKTNGGITVAEVTGSNVVSVAEHVVMTILVLVRNFVPAHEQIQAGEWDVAAAAKNEFDLEGKVVGTVAVGRIGERVLRRLKPFDCKELLYFDYQPLKPEVEQEIGCRRVTDLEEMLAQCDVVTINCPLHEKTRGLFNKELISKMKKGSWLVNTARGAIVVKEDVADALASGHLRGYGGDVWFPQPAPKDHPLRYAKNPFGGGNAMVPHMSGTSLDAQKRYADGTKAILESYLSGKHDYRPEDLIVIGGDYATKAYGERAKNSGSAGANKA; encoded by the exons atggTATTTTTCACTCGCTCCCTCTCTCGTTTGGCAACAAGACCGTCTCCCTGTGCTCGGTCAATCTTCACAGCTTCTGCTGTTGCGAGAACTACACCTACATGGACGACGCGATCGACTGCTTTCCGCTCGCAGAAGCTGAATAACATATTTGGGAATGTCAGAATGCTAACGGGTAATCATCGTGAAAAGGTCAAGGTACTTCTTGTATTGTACGACGGAAAGAAGCACGCCGAAGAG GTCCCAGAGCTTCTCGGCACAACCGAGAACGAGCTCGGTATCCGCAAATGGCTCGAGGATCAAGGACATGAGCTCATCACCACCTCCGACAAGGAGGGAGAGAACTCCGAGTTCGACAAGCACTTGGTAGACGCAGAGATCATCATTACCACTCC TTTCCACCCTGGTTACCTCACTGCCGAACGTCTTGCCAAGGCCAAGAACCTCAAGATCGCCATCACTGCCGGTATTGGATCTGATCACGTCGATCTCAATGCTGCCAACAAGACCAACGGTGGTATCACCGTTGCTGAAGTTACTGGATCCAACGTCGTCTCCGTCGCTGAGCACGTCGTTATGACCATCTTGGTTCTCGTCCGTAACTTTGTCCCAGCACACGAGCAAATCCAAGCCGGAGAATGGGACGTTGCCGCTGCCGCCAAGAACGAGTTCGATCTTGAGGGTAAGGTCGTCGGTACCGTTGCTGTCGGAAGAATTGGTGAGCGTGtcttgagaagattgaagcCATTCGACTGCAAGGAATTGTTGTACTTCGATTACCAACCTCTTAAGCCAGAGGTTGAGCAAGAGATTGGTTGCAGACGTGTTACCGATTTGGAGGAGATGTTGGCTCAATGTGATGTTGTCACCATTAACTGCCCTCTCCACGAGAAGACCCGTGGCCTTTTCAACAAGGAGTTGATCTccaagatgaagaagg GATCCTGGTTGGTCAACACCGCCCGTGGTGCCATTGTTGTCAAGGAAGATGTTGCCGATGCCCTCGCATCCGGTCACCTCCGCGGTTACGGAGGAGATGTTTGGTTCCCTCAACCAGCACCAAAGGACCACCCACTCCGCTACGCAAAGAACCCATTCGGTGGTGGAAACGCCATGGTTCCTCACATGTCTGGTACCTCTCTGGATGCTCAAAAGAGATATGCCGATGGTACCAAGGCTATTCTCGAGAGCTACTTGTCTGGAAAGCATGACTACAGACCAGAGGATTTGATTGTTATTGGTGGTGACTATGCTACCAAGGCTTATGGTGAGAGAGCGAAGAACAGTGGTTCTGCCGGTGCCAACAAGGCATAA
- the Bcnop4 gene encoding Bcnop4, whose amino-acid sequence MSEGRKRPFDDDVAIEATSEETQTHASKKPRKETNASARRSLFVRSLPATATTASLTELFSDNYPLKHATVVLDPVTKQSKGYGFVTFADAEDAQRALDEFNGQSFQGRKMKIEIAQPRSRDAPAKGGDDGLKMPKEKNAIATEAAAVKKARQEKLAESKAPPKLIIRNLPWSVKTPDELAKLFMGFGKVKFATMPKVKGKEAGFGFIVMRGKKNAEKALAAINGREIDGRQLAVDWAVEKDVWEKKKNEDAGISEDVEIPKAEPKQPKDKAEDDDVDDDVANFMKNFGDQLESDDESDPEADQENEDDINEDEDDEDDDIENDDDFEDIADDEEIEEEKPKKVLITDNSTTLFIRNLPFTTLDATLKEHFEQFGPVRYARVVMDKATDRPKGTGFVCFYNVDDAESCFRNCPKYQPTGANAIKKGDTPQIKHSLLEPENADSTGAYTIEGRLLQISKAVEKDQAVKLTEEGSHFRDNRDKDKRKLYLLQEGTVAKGTPLYDILPPSEVKMREDSAMQRKKLIQGNPTLHLSLTRLAIRNIPRNIDSKALKALAREAVVGFATDVKAGLRQQLSKEEIARGGEEMREAEKQRKAKGKGIVRQAKVVFEGREGKKVSEESGAGKSRGYGFVEYSSHRWALMGLRWLNGHALTNSQGKTQRMIVEFAIENAQVVSRRKEHEEKARNRSKEVTDKIAKGEIVSSKKLAGRDTQMKSMRKGGKGIKGAGKGGKFEKEKSFDRVALKGKRKAEDDASEQKDRKKPRNEATEGDDDSKQRKKAQIIQKKRMMRRNRKGGA is encoded by the exons ATGTCTGAAGGACGAAAGAGACCATTCGACGACGATGTTGCCATTGAGGCAACATCCGAAGAAACCCAAACACATGCCTCGAAGAAACCTAGAAAAGAAACGAATGCGTCTGCCCGCCGTTCGTTGTTTGTTCGTTCTTTGCCTGCGACAGCTACAACCGCATCATTGACTGAATTATTTTCAGACAATTATCCTCTCAAGCATGCCACAGTTGTACTCGATCCCGTcacaaaacaatcaaaggGTTATGGATTCGTTACATTTGCAGATGCAGAAGACGCTCAGAGAGCTTTGGATGAATTCAACGGCCAATCATTTCAAGGTCgtaaaatgaaaattgagaTTGCTCAACCACGTTCCAGAGATGCGCCAGCCAAAGGTGGAGACGATGGGTTAAAAATGCCCAAGGAGAAAAATGCAATTGCTACGGAAGCTGCTGCTGTGAAGAAAGCCCGACAAGAGAAATTGGCAGAATCAAAAGCACCCCCCAAACTTATCATTCGAAATTTGCCATGGAGCGTCAAGACTCCCGACGAATTGGCTAAGCTCTTCATGGGGTTTGGAAAAGTCAAGTTCGCTACAATGCCCAAGGTCAAAGGAAAGGAAGCGGGGTTCGGATTTATTGTTATGCGGGGCAAGAAGAATGCAGAGAAAGCATTGGCTGCAATCAATGGACGTGAGATTGATGGCAGACAATTGGCTGTTGATTGGGCTGTTGAAAAGGATGtttgggagaagaagaagaatgaggaTGCAGGTATTAGTGAAGATGTGGAAATACCAAAGGCTGAACCCAAACAGCCGAAAGACAAGGCAGAGGACGACGATGTTGACGACGATGTCGCAAATTTTATGAAGAATTTTGGAGACCAGTTAGAGTCCGATGATGAGAGTGATCCCGAAGCAGAtcaagagaatgaagatgacaTTAACGAGGACGAGGATGACGAGGACGacgatattgaaaatgacGACGACTTTGAAGATATAGCTGACgatgaggagattgaagaagaaaagccaAAGAAAGTTCTCATCACCGACAATTCAACAACACTTTTTATTCGCAATCTCCCTTTTACGACTCTCGACGCAACTCTAAAGGAACATTTTGAGCAATTTGGTCCTGTTAGATATGCTCGAGTGGTTATGGATAAGGCAACAGATCGTCCTAAGGGCACcgggtttgtttgtttttataaCGTCGATGATGCTGAGTCTTGTTTCCGAAATTGCCCCAAGTACCAACCTACTGGCGCGAATGCAATTAAGAAGGGTGATACTCCACAAATCAAGCACTCCCTCCTGGAACCCGAGAACGCAGATTCAACAGGTGCTTATACCATCGAAGGAAGACTTCTCCAGATTTCCAAGGCTGTTGAGAAAGATCAAGCAGTGAAGCTTACAGAGGAGGGATCGCATTTCCGTGACAACCGCGACAAAGATAAACGAAAGCTTTACCTTCTCCAAGAAGGTACTGTCGCCAAGGGTACACCTCTCTACGATATACTCCCACCTTCTGAGGTAAAGATGCGCGAGGATAGTGCcatgcaaagaaagaaactcATTCAAGGCAACCCGACTTTACATCTCAGTCTCACGCGTCTGGCCATACGTAATATACCCCGCAATATCGATTCGAAAGCCCTCAAAGCTCTAGCTCGTGAAGCTGTTGTTGGATTCGCTACAGATGTTAAAGCAGGACTACGTCAGCAACTTTCCAAGGAAGAAATCGCACGAGGAGGCGAGGAGATGCGCGAGGCtgaaaagcaaagaaaggCCAAGGGGAAGGGTATCGTTCGACAAGCCAAAGTTGTGTTCGAGGGTAGAGAAGGCAAGAAAGTTAGCGAGGAGAGCGGAGCCGGAAAATCGAGAGGATATGGTTTTGTTGAATATTCGAGTCATAGATGGGCCCTCATGGGTTTAAGATGGTTAAACGGCCACGCACTCACCAACTCCCAAGGAAAGACACAAAGAATGATCGTAGAGTTTGCCATTGAGAACGCACAAGTAGTTTCGAGACGAAAAGAGCACGAAGAGAAAGCTCGCAATCGCTCAAAGGAAGTTACGGATAAGATTGCCAAGGGCGAAATCGTCAGCTCGAAGAAACTAGCAGGTAGAGATACACAAATGAAATCGATGAGAAAGGGTGGAAAGGGTATCAAGGGAGCTGGTAAAGGTGGGAAAttcgaaaaggaaaagagttTCGATAGAGTCGCTCTCAA GGGTAAACGAAAAGCAGAAGATGACGCATCTGAACAAAAGGATAGAAAGAAGCCAAGGAACGAAGCAACCGAAGGCGACGATGATAgcaaacaaagaaagaaggcacaaatcatccaaaagaagagaatgatgaggaggaataGGAAGGGTGGGGCTTAG